The Bacillota bacterium genome includes a region encoding these proteins:
- a CDS encoding HEPN domain-containing protein has product MLPETTEWLRQSEYDIDTAEAMCRAGRYVYAAFMCQLAIEKALKGLVVELTGNTPPRTHNLIRLVKITAVELPEHLSEFIAVLNMAGVGTRYPDLLDDAIKRYPKEVAWDYLAKTKEVMQWLLRQIMSTQ; this is encoded by the coding sequence GTGCTTCCCGAGACTACGGAATGGCTACGACAATCAGAGTATGATATCGATACGGCCGAGGCAATGTGTAGAGCTGGTAGATATGTATATGCGGCCTTTATGTGCCAACTAGCTATCGAAAAAGCTCTTAAAGGTTTAGTTGTAGAACTAACTGGGAATACTCCACCTCGAACGCATAATCTTATCCGTTTAGTAAAAATTACCGCGGTGGAACTTCCTGAGCACCTCTCGGAGTTTATCGCAGTTCTTAACATGGCGGGGGTTGGGACTCGTTATCCTGATTTGTTGGACGATGCTATTAAACGTTACCCGAAAGAAGTGGCGTGGGATTATTTGGCCAAGACTAAGGAAGTGATGCAGTGGCTATTACGGCAGATCATGTCAACTCAATAA